The region TATTATCCTATAAAATTAAATTTTTTAAGTATTTAATACTTTATTATAATTATAAGACTATATCAAAGATTTTGGTAGAACTTTTCTTTAAATAAATTGCCTAATTCTCTGAATTTTATAATTATTAGAAATTAATGGGCAAATTCTTCTAAAATAAGTTTGGGCATCATTAAACCTATCTCTTTATAGTTATACTTTAAACTTTTAACAACTATAGAATATAAATCATGGTTTTTGTATTTTTCATGCCATCTATTTTCTTTATTTTCATATATATTAAAATATTCAAATCTTATCTTATAAGCTTCAGTTATTAACTTTTTTTCCATAATTTTCTTTCTTAAAATAATCTGTATTTTTAAATTAATTTATTATATAAATAATAATTATTTTCTTTTGATTTTAATTATACCTAAAATTAGTACTTTCATTCAATTTTATAGTGAGTTATTTAATTAAAAATACTGTATAATAATTATTAATTTTATAAATCTTAATACCTGAGCAAAATGAAAAAAAATACAACAACGGAAAAAACATTAATAAATATAATCAAATATGGAGCAGTAATACCTATAATATTACTTTCAATAATATTTACTTATATTTTTATTCAATATAAAAACAAAGAATTAATTGATGAAATAAAAAATCTTGAAGTAAAATTTCTAAATGACAATAAAAGAAATGTAAAAGATGAAGTAAAAAGAGTAATTGATTCAATACAATATGAAATTAGTATTTCTGAACAAAACTTAAAAAAATTCTTAAAAAATAAAGTATATGAAGCTCATACCATAGCTTCAAATATCTATAAAGAAGAATTAAAAACTGGAAAATCAAAAGAAGAAATTTTTAAAACCATAAAACAAACCTTAGGTAGTATCATCTATAATGATGGGAGAGGATATATTTTTATTGATGATATAAATGGTATAAAACTTCTTCAGCCACTAAATAAAAGTTTCGAAGGTAAAGATTTTTCAAACTTTAAAGATCCACATGGATATAACTTTGTAAAACAAATCATAGAAACTATTAAAAACAAAACAGAAGGTTTTGATCAATACTATTGGTATAAATCTCAAACAGATAAAACAGCTTATAAGAAAATGAGTTTTTATAAATATTTTGAACCTTATAATGTTGCAATAGGAACAGGTGAATATATAGTAGATTTCGAAAAAACAATTCAAAAAAATTTATTAGATAAAATAAAAAGAATTAGATTTAATGATAATGGATATATCACTATTCTAAGTGGTAAAGGTGATTACTTATCATATTTTAAAGAAGATACCATAGGAACCAATGGTTTTAATCTTCAAGATAAAGATGGAAATTACTATATAAGAGATATTATAAATTTTGCAAAAGAAAAAGATCATGGATTTTTATCATACATAGCCTCTTTTAAACCAAATGGAAAAAATGAAAATAGAGAAAAAATATCTTATATAAGTTATTTTAAACAATGGGATTGGGTAATTCTTTCTGGATTTTATCTTGAAGAATTAAAAAATGAAATAAAAGACAAAGAGATAGTACTTAAAAAAAGATATGAAGAGATTATACAAAAGATTATCACTATAAGTTTTATTGTTACACTAATATTAATTTTATTCTCATTTTATATCTCAAGAATTATTTATAACAGATTTAATGAATATAAAGAAGAGATAGAAAAAGAAGTTGATAAAACAATTGAAAAAGAAAAACTACTTATACAACAATCAAAAATGGCTATTATGGGTGAGATGATTGGAAATATTGCCCATCAGTGGAAACAACCTTTAAATCTAATCAGCACTTCAAACAGTTTGATAAAACTTAATAAAGAGTTCGATAATTTTAGCACACCTGAACAAATCAGTGAAGCTATAGATAATATTGATAATTCAGTAAATCATTTAGCAACTACAATAGATGATTTTAGAAACTTTTTTAAACCAAATAAAATTAAATCTGTATTTAAAATAAACACTGTGTTAGATAAAACATTTAAACTATTAAATGCTCAATTTAAAAATAATAGTATTAAAGTGATTACAAAAATAGATGATATAGAAAT is a window of Halarcobacter sp. DNA encoding:
- a CDS encoding cache domain-containing protein, which produces MKKNTTTEKTLINIIKYGAVIPIILLSIIFTYIFIQYKNKELIDEIKNLEVKFLNDNKRNVKDEVKRVIDSIQYEISISEQNLKKFLKNKVYEAHTIASNIYKEELKTGKSKEEIFKTIKQTLGSIIYNDGRGYIFIDDINGIKLLQPLNKSFEGKDFSNFKDPHGYNFVKQIIETIKNKTEGFDQYYWYKSQTDKTAYKKMSFYKYFEPYNVAIGTGEYIVDFEKTIQKNLLDKIKRIRFNDNGYITILSGKGDYLSYFKEDTIGTNGFNLQDKDGNYYIRDIINFAKEKDHGFLSYIASFKPNGKNENREKISYISYFKQWDWVILSGFYLEELKNEIKDKEIVLKKRYEEIIQKIITISFIVTLILILFSFYISRIIYNRFNEYKEEIEKEVDKTIEKEKLLIQQSKMAIMGEMIGNIAHQWKQPLNLISTSNSLIKLNKEFDNFSTPEQISEAIDNIDNSVNHLATTIDDFRNFFKPNKIKSVFKINTVLDKTFKLLNAQFKNNSIKVITKIDDIEIYGFENELLQVTINIIKNAIDELFKVKDERILFITAFLENDTVYIKIKDNAGGIPKELKDKVFQAYFTTKGDKGTGIGLYMCKQIITNIDGDITVKNVDYSYEDVDYKGAEFIITLPFQSSF